One Myxococcus stipitatus DNA segment encodes these proteins:
- a CDS encoding EI24 domain-containing protein, giving the protein MSPSSPIPSLSPRPRLSDFFQGLGLLGRGFGLIFRSRRLFLLSALCAVVTAVALVGLAWLLWTQGPGVLDSLWTRPESWYGRAGWYTVLVLAGLVLWVVGANVVPPLLLAPLQDPISEATEALCGEEDGPGFTVSGLMRGIVTGLAHTLARLFFLLAGLALLAPLNLIPGVGSVLWTVLGALWTMTWMAGEFLAAPMTRHLYPFAEVRRMLRERRALCLGLGAGVYVLLWIPILNTFFLPVAIVAGTLLYRGMRQAGLLPPPPDTTTGRPSLK; this is encoded by the coding sequence ATGAGTCCCTCTTCCCCCATCCCCTCCCTCTCCCCCCGCCCCCGCCTGTCCGATTTCTTTCAGGGACTGGGACTGCTCGGTCGCGGCTTCGGCCTCATCTTTCGCTCCCGGCGCCTGTTCCTCCTGTCCGCCCTGTGCGCCGTCGTCACCGCCGTGGCGCTGGTGGGGCTGGCGTGGCTGCTGTGGACCCAGGGCCCCGGCGTCCTGGACTCGCTCTGGACCCGGCCGGAGTCCTGGTACGGCCGCGCGGGGTGGTACACCGTGCTGGTGCTCGCCGGGCTCGTGCTCTGGGTCGTGGGCGCCAACGTGGTCCCCCCGCTGCTGCTCGCGCCCCTCCAGGACCCCATCTCCGAGGCCACCGAGGCGCTCTGTGGAGAGGAGGACGGTCCCGGCTTCACCGTCTCCGGCCTCATGCGGGGCATCGTCACGGGACTGGCCCACACCCTGGCGCGGCTGTTCTTCCTGCTGGCCGGGCTGGCGCTGCTGGCCCCGCTCAACCTGATCCCCGGCGTGGGCAGCGTCCTGTGGACCGTGCTGGGCGCCCTGTGGACGATGACCTGGATGGCCGGCGAGTTCCTGGCCGCCCCCATGACGCGCCACCTGTACCCCTTCGCGGAGGTGCGCCGCATGCTCCGCGAGCGACGGGCCCTCTGCCTGGGGCTGGGCGCGGGCGTCTACGTCCTGCTCTGGATACCCATCCTCAACACCTTCTTCCTGCCCGTCGCCATCGTCGCCGGGACGCTGCTGTACCGGGGCATGCGGCAGGCCGGGCTCCTGCCTCCTCCCCCAGACACCACGACCGGCCGCCCCTCCCTGAAATAA
- a CDS encoding glutamate--cysteine ligase — protein sequence MSLDLKRAASEPITSIDMLVSGFRAAEKPHGDLRLGLEHEKLLYPANGTGPVSYEGPWGVGALLERLAPQGYVPFRETPESPVIALQRERGEATISLEPGGQFELSGSPFHTAREAHAENLAHLAQVKAAAGALGLRLVTLGYRPTGTTADMNWMPKTRYSVMRRTLPERGRLALNMMLMTATGQVSLDWTDEADCVRKTVTVARLAPVMNALYANSPLVEGKPSGYLSYRNRVWDEVDPTRCGYLPAFFDGSFSYRAYVEWALDAPLLFLRREGQYLHPKLTFRQLLQEGFEGQPPDLADWTDHLSTLFPEVRLKKVVEVRGADCGSAAMTGALAALWRGILYDATALEEAERLLPKLTYTEHLAFHDTARREGLGGKLGTTELFRLAEEMVGIARRGLLRLDAADAPLLDPLAEVAASKRSPAVAVLEAWRKDPRPETVLALATV from the coding sequence ATGTCTCTCGACCTCAAGCGCGCGGCCTCCGAGCCCATCACCTCCATCGACATGCTGGTGTCGGGCTTCCGGGCCGCCGAGAAGCCCCATGGCGACCTGCGGCTCGGCCTGGAGCACGAGAAGCTCCTCTACCCGGCGAACGGCACCGGGCCGGTCTCGTACGAGGGGCCCTGGGGCGTGGGCGCGCTGTTGGAACGGCTGGCGCCGCAGGGCTACGTCCCGTTCCGGGAGACCCCCGAGTCCCCCGTCATCGCCCTCCAGCGGGAGCGGGGCGAGGCCACCATCTCCCTGGAGCCGGGGGGCCAGTTCGAGCTGTCCGGCAGCCCCTTCCACACCGCGCGGGAGGCCCACGCGGAGAACCTGGCCCACCTGGCCCAGGTGAAGGCGGCGGCGGGGGCGCTGGGGCTGCGGCTGGTCACGCTGGGCTATCGCCCCACGGGCACGACGGCGGACATGAACTGGATGCCCAAGACGCGCTACAGCGTGATGCGGCGCACGCTGCCGGAGCGCGGCCGGCTGGCGTTGAACATGATGTTGATGACGGCCACGGGCCAGGTGTCGCTCGACTGGACGGACGAGGCCGACTGCGTCCGCAAGACGGTGACGGTGGCGCGGCTGGCGCCGGTGATGAACGCGCTGTACGCCAACAGCCCGTTGGTGGAGGGCAAGCCGTCCGGCTACCTGTCCTACCGCAACCGCGTCTGGGACGAGGTGGACCCGACGCGCTGTGGCTACCTGCCGGCGTTCTTCGACGGCTCCTTCTCCTACCGCGCCTACGTGGAGTGGGCCCTGGACGCGCCGCTGCTCTTCCTGCGGCGCGAGGGCCAGTACCTGCACCCCAAGCTCACCTTCCGGCAGCTGCTCCAGGAGGGCTTCGAGGGCCAGCCTCCGGACCTGGCGGACTGGACGGACCACCTGTCCACGCTGTTCCCCGAGGTGCGGCTCAAGAAGGTCGTCGAGGTGCGCGGCGCGGACTGCGGGAGCGCGGCGATGACGGGCGCGCTCGCGGCGCTGTGGCGCGGCATCCTCTACGACGCCACCGCGCTGGAGGAGGCGGAGCGGCTGTTGCCGAAGCTCACGTACACCGAGCACCTGGCCTTCCACGACACCGCGCGCCGCGAGGGGCTCGGGGGGAAGCTGGGGACGACGGAGCTCTTCCGGTTGGCGGAGGAGATGGTGGGCATCGCCCGGCGCGGGTTGCTGCGGTTGGACGCCGCGGACGCGCCGCTGCTCGACCCGCTCGCGGAAGTCGCCGCGTCGAAGCGCTCCCCCGCGGTGGCCGTGCTCGAGGCGTGGCGGAAGGACCCACGCCCCGAGACGGTGCTCGCGCTCGCGACGGTGTGA
- a CDS encoding outer membrane beta-barrel protein, with protein MRRSMVGGVALVALGLASPAMAAVEAQHVAKKLGIRSDPEAGLDVRLGLGGLTGSLGDDTKVGPLLGIVAEVTPWKYLGIEAGYEIQRNAIDKSRIGEEGEGLWRNGLGVLAKVGPYVEEKWRPFVGVGFGVNYFNPSDGADNVYRNDWTTDVPLAAGVEYRFGHLFAGARATYHLIGGENIVDRPGTNERARGGALNGNLSVGGRF; from the coding sequence ATGCGACGTTCGATGGTGGGAGGAGTGGCCCTGGTGGCCCTGGGCCTGGCGAGTCCAGCCATGGCCGCCGTGGAAGCGCAGCATGTCGCCAAGAAGCTGGGCATACGGAGCGACCCCGAGGCGGGACTCGACGTGCGCCTGGGCCTGGGTGGACTCACCGGCTCACTGGGCGATGACACCAAGGTCGGCCCGCTGCTCGGCATCGTCGCCGAGGTGACACCGTGGAAGTACCTCGGCATCGAGGCCGGCTATGAAATCCAGCGCAACGCCATCGACAAGAGCCGCATCGGCGAGGAGGGCGAGGGCCTGTGGCGCAACGGCCTGGGCGTGCTCGCCAAGGTGGGGCCGTACGTCGAGGAGAAGTGGCGGCCGTTCGTGGGGGTCGGCTTCGGCGTGAACTACTTCAACCCGTCCGACGGCGCCGACAACGTCTACCGCAACGACTGGACCACCGACGTCCCGCTCGCCGCGGGCGTGGAATACCGCTTCGGGCACCTCTTCGCGGGGGCCCGCGCGACGTACCACCTCATCGGCGGCGAGAACATCGTCGACCGCCCGGGCACCAACGAGCGGGCCCGCGGCGGCGCCCTCAACGGCAACCTCTCCGTGGGAGGGCGCTTCTAG
- a CDS encoding Hsp70 family protein, giving the protein MPEVILGIDLGTSHARVAVFHEGTARLVPLPGLEGHELPALVAVDGSDELLVGPAAQVEASRAPRRAAHGLMRLLGLRARAPRLRALTPHLPFPVTADPNGDAAVELGGRLVSPTLFAALLLRELKHAASTFVGRKITRAVICAPTHFTDRQRAALRDAATLAGLDAQRILTGAASAALAHGHGKSLARKRVLVVDLGGGGLEVCVVQVTGDDLEVITTGGDPLVGGMDFDTRIAEALASDLADQGVPRPEHPLDWSPLRAAAESAKVALSERTEVEVPLSSGTVPPLNRERVEALTADLAQRVTSVVREVLDSNALSPQGLDAVLLVGGQGRTPLVRRRLEESLGVPVREDVDARGAVALGAALFGHALLLAEGGKPAASVSEVLSAPVGVAERGGTLRRVLERNTRLPAGKTLVLPVAAAGPLELALFQGTSGLAVENEYLGRVTLNVDRPGEVELHFALSIDGVLSLEATLPGARRQPVSPSLEDLDDAGREALIARSPLVGEPEARPGGLLSGLKKLFGRR; this is encoded by the coding sequence GTGCCCGAGGTCATCCTCGGCATCGACCTGGGCACCTCGCACGCCCGCGTCGCCGTCTTCCACGAGGGCACCGCCCGGCTCGTCCCGCTCCCCGGCCTGGAGGGCCATGAGCTTCCCGCGCTCGTCGCCGTGGATGGCAGCGACGAGTTGCTCGTCGGCCCCGCCGCCCAGGTCGAAGCGAGCCGCGCGCCACGTCGAGCCGCCCACGGCCTCATGCGCCTGCTCGGGCTGCGCGCCCGCGCCCCACGCCTGCGCGCCCTGACGCCCCACCTGCCCTTCCCCGTCACGGCCGACCCGAACGGCGATGCCGCGGTGGAGCTCGGCGGCAGGCTCGTCTCCCCCACCCTCTTCGCCGCGCTGCTCCTGCGAGAGCTCAAGCACGCCGCCTCCACCTTCGTGGGGCGCAAGATCACCCGCGCCGTCATCTGCGCGCCCACGCACTTCACGGACCGCCAGCGCGCCGCCCTGCGTGACGCCGCGACGCTCGCCGGCCTCGATGCCCAACGCATCCTCACCGGCGCCGCCTCCGCGGCGCTGGCGCACGGCCATGGCAAGAGCCTCGCGCGCAAGCGCGTGCTCGTCGTGGACCTCGGCGGTGGCGGCCTCGAGGTCTGCGTGGTGCAGGTGACGGGCGACGACCTGGAGGTCATCACCACCGGCGGAGACCCGCTCGTCGGCGGCATGGACTTCGACACCCGCATCGCCGAGGCGCTCGCCAGCGACCTCGCGGACCAGGGCGTGCCCCGGCCAGAGCATCCGCTCGACTGGAGCCCCCTGCGCGCCGCCGCCGAGTCCGCCAAGGTGGCCCTCTCCGAGCGCACCGAGGTCGAGGTCCCGCTGTCCTCGGGCACGGTGCCCCCCTTGAACCGCGAGCGCGTCGAGGCGCTCACGGCGGACCTCGCGCAGCGCGTGACGTCCGTCGTGCGCGAGGTGCTCGACTCCAACGCCCTCTCCCCCCAGGGACTCGACGCGGTGCTGCTCGTCGGCGGTCAGGGCCGCACGCCGCTCGTGCGCCGGCGCCTGGAGGAGAGCCTCGGTGTCCCCGTGCGCGAGGACGTCGACGCTCGTGGCGCCGTGGCCCTGGGCGCGGCGCTCTTCGGACACGCCCTGCTCCTCGCGGAGGGAGGCAAGCCCGCCGCCTCCGTCTCCGAGGTGCTCTCCGCGCCCGTGGGCGTCGCCGAGCGGGGCGGCACCCTGCGCCGCGTGCTGGAGCGCAACACCCGCCTCCCCGCGGGCAAGACGCTCGTCCTCCCGGTCGCGGCCGCCGGTCCCCTCGAGCTCGCGCTCTTCCAGGGCACCTCGGGGCTCGCGGTGGAGAACGAGTACCTGGGGCGCGTCACCCTCAACGTCGACCGGCCTGGCGAGGTGGAGCTGCACTTCGCCCTCAGCATCGACGGCGTGCTGTCCCTGGAGGCCACGCTCCCCGGCGCGCGTCGACAGCCCGTCTCCCCCTCCCTCGAGGACCTGGACGACGCGGGGCGCGAGGCGCTCATCGCCCGCTCGCCGCTCGTCGGCGAACCCGAGGCGCGCCCCGGGGGGCTGCTGTCCGGCTTGAAGAAGCTCTTCGGCCGCCGCTGA